The DNA window GGCGCCCGGCCTGTTTCGGGATGAAGTAGTACACCATGCCCAGGTAGCCGGCCGTGAGGATGAAGCCCACGGCGTTGTGGCCATACCACCACTGGATCATCGCGTCCTGCACGCCCGAGTACATCGAATACGATTTCGTCAGCGTGGCGGGCATCACCATGCCGTTCACGACGTGCAGCAGCGTGACGGCGAGGATGTAGCCGCCGAAGAACCAGTTGGCCACGTAGATGTGCTGCACCTTGCGCCTGACGATGGTGCCGAAGAACACCACGGCATAGGCGATCCACACCACGGCGATCAGGATCGCGATCGGCCATTCCAGCTCGGCGTATTCCTTGCCGCGCGTGAGGCCCATCGGCAGCGTGACCACGGCCGACACGATCACCGCCTGCCAGCCCCAGAACGTGAAGGCGGCCAGGCGGTCCGAGAACAACCGCACCTGGCACGTGCGCTGCACCACGTAGTACGACGTGGCGAACAGGCCGGAGATGCCGAAGGCGAAGATGACGCCGTTCGTGTGCAGCGGGCGCAGACGGCCGTAGCTGAGCCACGGCACGTCGAAATTGAGCGCGGGCCAGGCCAGCTGTGCGGCGATGACCACGCCGACCAGCATGCCGACGACGCCCCACAGCACCGTCGCGATCGCGAACTGCTTCACGACCTTGTAGTTGTAGTTCTGTTCCAATTGAACACCCCCGGGTTATCTGTCTTGATATGCCTCGGAGGTTACGCAGTGGGGTACCTAAAAACTTTGACCTAAGTCAAAATTGACCAAGTGCATCACCAGTGTTGTAAAAATCTTGGGGACTGTCCCTCCCACGGGGACTGCCCCTCCAGAGGGGACTGTCCCGGAGGTAGGGACTGTCCCTGCTGTTGTTTTGTGACCAGCTCGGCCGTTGTGGATGATCAGTGGTCGTCGTCTTGCAGGATGCGCAGGGCGGGGCCTTCGAGGTCGTCGAACTGGCCGGCGTCGGAAGCCTTGAAGAAGAGCCACAGGGCGCCGAAGACGAGCGCGATGGACAGGGGGACGAGCAGATACAGCGATTCCATCGAGGCCTTTCGTTACCGGTAGCGCAGCCGCAGCGCGTTGAGGATCACCAGCGCGGAGCTGGCGGCCATGCCGACGCCGGACAGCCACGGCCCGAGCAGCCCGATCGCGGCGGCGGGGATGGCGACGGCGTTGTACACGCAGGCCCAGGCAAGGTTCTGGCGGATCACGCGCATCGCCGCACCGGCGGTGGCCGCAGCATCGGCGACGAGGCCGAGCCGGCCGTGCAGCAGCACGGCGTCGGCATGCACCTGCGCCAGCTCGGCGCCGCCGCCCATCGCGAACGACACGTCGGCGGCGGAAAGCACGGCGGCATCGTTGATGCCATCGCCCACCATGGCGACGATGGCGCCCTCGCGCTGCAACCGCTGCACGTAATCGAGCTTGCGCGCGGGCAGGCAGTCGCCGATTGCCGTGCCGATCCCCAGCCGTGCCGCCACCGCATCGGCCACCACCTGCCGGTCGCCGGACAGCAGGATCACCTGCTTGCCCTGCGCGCGGAAGTGCGCAATGGTGGCTTGTGCATCCGGCCGCAAGGGATCGGTGATCGCGAAGCAGGCCAGCCACTGGCCGTCGGTGCCGAGATAGACAGCCGTGGTGTCGGGCTCCGCCGGTGGTGGCGTGCCGCCGGCCATGGCGGCGACGAAGTTGCCATTGCCGAGCCGGTAGCGCCGGCCCCGCACCGTGCCTTCCATGCCCATGCCGGGCGTTTCCGACAACCCGGTGGCGGGCCAGCCATGCCAGGCAAGTTTTTCGCCCAGCGCCACGATGGCCCGCCCCACCGGATGCAGGCTGGCTTTTTCCAATGCGGTGGCGATGGCGATGCAGGCATCGCGGTCGATATCGCCATGTGCCTGTACCGACTGCACCGCTGGGCAGCCGGCGGTCAGCGTGCCCGTCTTGTCGAACACGACATGCGTGGCACGGTGCAGCGTTTCCAGCACGTGCGGCTGCATCACCAGCACGCCCTTGCCCAGCAAGGCGTCGGTGGCGGCGGCCAGCGCGGAAGGCGTGGCCAGCGACAGCGCGCACGGGCACGACACGACCAGCACGGCGATCGCCACCGGCCATGCGCGCGCCGGGTCGACGAAGTGCCACGCCACGCCTGCCAGCAACGCCAGCAGCAGCAGGGCCGCAGTGAAGCGCGACGCAACCTGGTCGGCCCATTGCGCAATGCGCGGCTTGGCGCCGCCGGCCCGTTCGACCAGGTTCAGCAGCCCGGACAGCGTGCTCTCCGCCACCGGCTTCGTCACGCGCAGCACCACTGCGCCACTGGCGTTGATGGCGCCTCCGGGCACGTGCTCGCCCGGGGCCCGCGGCTGCGGTGCCGATTCGCCGGTGAGCAGCGCCAGGTCGACGCACGTGCGGCCTTCGGCGATGATGCCGTCCGCCGCGAACGCCTCGCCGGTGCGCACGAACACATGGTCGCCCGCCACCAGCGTGGCCGCGGCGACGACGCTGGTCTTGCCCGATCCCGGCCAGCTGGCAAAGCGCGTGGCCGCGGCGGGCAGGCCATGGCGCATGCGCTCGAGGGTTCCCGCCGCCTTGCGCCGCGCATGCAGTTCCAGCCAGCGGCTGGCCAGCAGCAGGAACACGAACATGGTGACGGAATCGAAATACGTGTCGCCCGTACCCCGCACGGTGGCCGCC is part of the Pseudoduganella lutea genome and encodes:
- the ccoS gene encoding cbb3-type cytochrome oxidase assembly protein CcoS, encoding MESLYLLVPLSIALVFGALWLFFKASDAGQFDDLEGPALRILQDDDH
- a CDS encoding heavy metal translocating P-type ATPase codes for the protein MNAVPKPQCFHCGLPVPAGSDWHVQIDGAPRDMCCPGCAAVAQTIVDIGQAGYYSDRTGFAATADGADAVCVPPELRLYDGDSRFVAEDGGMEAVLLVEGIRCAACVWLVEGRLLALPGVTLASLNVATERLTVRWHPGRVELSALLHALRTIGYAAWPYDTARHEEQLRKAARTLGRQLFVAGLSMMQVMMYVAPAYLAGDGMLDADMAALMRWASLLLTIPAVVYSAQPFFLGALASLRARAVGMDVPVALGIAAAFGGSVAATVRGTGDTYFDSVTMFVFLLLASRWLELHARRKAAGTLERMRHGLPAAATRFASWPGSGKTSVVAAATLVAGDHVFVRTGEAFAADGIIAEGRTCVDLALLTGESAPQPRAPGEHVPGGAINASGAVVLRVTKPVAESTLSGLLNLVERAGGAKPRIAQWADQVASRFTAALLLLALLAGVAWHFVDPARAWPVAIAVLVVSCPCALSLATPSALAAATDALLGKGVLVMQPHVLETLHRATHVVFDKTGTLTAGCPAVQSVQAHGDIDRDACIAIATALEKASLHPVGRAIVALGEKLAWHGWPATGLSETPGMGMEGTVRGRRYRLGNGNFVAAMAGGTPPPAEPDTTAVYLGTDGQWLACFAITDPLRPDAQATIAHFRAQGKQVILLSGDRQVVADAVAARLGIGTAIGDCLPARKLDYVQRLQREGAIVAMVGDGINDAAVLSAADVSFAMGGGAELAQVHADAVLLHGRLGLVADAAATAGAAMRVIRQNLAWACVYNAVAIPAAAIGLLGPWLSGVGMAASSALVILNALRLRYR